AGCAGGATTCACTGATCATATTTGGACAATTAATGAGGTGATGAACTATAAAATTTAATCATTTTATGACACTAGGAGATTTTTTGGTTATATAGTAATTAAGGGTTATTCAGTTTTTAGAATAGATATAAAACAGACTATTTAGCTGATTATTTTTATCAAATAGTAAGCTATAATCAATTTTAGATTTGGAATAGATAAAAGTTTTATATTATAATTACATATCATTATATATAATTACATATAGTTAAAAAGGAAAAAAGTGATAAAAAATGACAGAAGAAAAAGATGATAAAAAATACACAACAATATCAATACCAACACCACTAGCAGAAAAAATAAAAAAACGGATACAAGGAACAGGATTCAACTCACTATCATCATACGTAACATACGTACTACGAGAAGTCATATCAGGCACAGAAGAAGAACCAGAAGAAGCATTCAGCAAAGAAGACGAAGAAAAAATAAAAAACAGACTAAGGGCACTAGGCTATCTAGACTGAGGCGAAAAATTATGCCAAAACCACACGGCGGAAAACTTGTAGACAGACACATAAAAAGAAAACCATCAGAAGTAGCAGATTTACCAAAATTTGAAATAAACACAAATCTAGCAGAAGATATAGAAAACATAGCCAAAGGAGTGTTCTCGCCGCTAGAAGGTTTTCTCTGCAAAAATGATCTAGAAAACGTTATAAAAGAAAAAAGACTGGAGAATGGGACTCCGTGGACTATACCGATTCTGTTGGATTTCGACAAAAAAGAAATAAAAGATCTGAAAGAAGGAGACCAAATATTACTCACAAACACAGAAACAGGTGTTCATTCTATACTAGACATCGACGAAATCTATACATTCGATAAAAAAACACTGGCACAATCAGTATATGGTACACAAGATACAAACCACCCTGGAGTCGCAAATGTAAACAACATGAAACAATTTTTACTTGGTGGAAAAATAACACTTCTTGAAAGTAAAACTAGGGAATTTGATGAATACAACCTTACACCAAAAGAAACACGTTTCCTGTTCAAAGAAAAAGGATGGAAAGAAATCGTTGCATTCCAAACAAGAAACCCGCCACACATCGGTCATGAATATGTCCAGAAAACAGCATTAACATTCGTAGATGGTATATTCATAAACCCAATTATTGGGAAGAAAAAGAAAGGAGATTTTACAGACAATGTTATACTTGCAGCATATGAAACATTAATGAAATACTATTATCTAAAAGAAAGAGCAGTCATGTCAATTCTTCGAACATCAATGAAATACGCCGGTCCACGCGAAGCAATACACCATGCAATCATGCGGAAAAACTTTGGATGCACCCATTTCATTATAGGACGAGACCATGCAGGCATAGGTAATTACTATGGCCCCTACAATGCCCATATGATATTCCAGGAATTCCCCGACTTGGGTATAACACCTGTTTTCTTTAAATCCTTCTTCAGATGTACAAAATGCGACGCAGTGGTAAACGAAAAAATATGTCCTCATGAAGAAAAATATCACATCAACTTCAGCGGAAAAAAGATAAGGGAACTACTTATGAACGGCGAAATACCACCAGAAAACATGATGCGAAAAGAGGTATCAGAGACCATTTTGAAGTTCGATAAACCATTTGTGGAATAAAGGGAAAGATCATGTTGGAAGAATTACAGGGCCAAGGACTTATGGTACATCATTG
The Candidatus Thermoplasmatota archaeon DNA segment above includes these coding regions:
- the sat gene encoding sulfate adenylyltransferase is translated as MMPKPHGGKLVDRHIKRKPSEVADLPKFEINTNLAEDIENIAKGVFSPLEGFLCKNDLENVIKEKRLENGTPWTIPILLDFDKKEIKDLKEGDQILLTNTETGVHSILDIDEIYTFDKKTLAQSVYGTQDTNHPGVANVNNMKQFLLGGKITLLESKTREFDEYNLTPKETRFLFKEKGWKEIVAFQTRNPPHIGHEYVQKTALTFVDGIFINPIIGKKKKGDFTDNVILAAYETLMKYYYLKERAVMSILRTSMKYAGPREAIHHAIMRKNFGCTHFIIGRDHAGIGNYYGPYNAHMIFQEFPDLGITPVFFKSFFRCTKCDAVVNEKICPHEEKYHINFSGKKIRELLMNGEIPPENMMRKEVSETILKFDKPFVE
- a CDS encoding CopG family transcriptional regulator, with the protein product MTEEKDDKKYTTISIPTPLAEKIKKRIQGTGFNSLSSYVTYVLREVISGTEEEPEEAFSKEDEEKIKNRLRALGYLD